A single Oryctolagus cuniculus chromosome 16, mOryCun1.1, whole genome shotgun sequence DNA region contains:
- the LOC100354866 gene encoding RNA-binding protein 48, translating into MLSMLQPIRARRDPSRPLIGEMRGRPADVVFVASPGQSAMASRDGQPGSVWEHHVPKAVCDTRAKYREGRRPRAVKVYTINLESRYLLVQGVPALGAMRELVERFALYGAIEQYNALDEYPAEEFTEVYLIKFLHLHSARTAKRKMDEQSFFGGLLHVCYAPEFETVEETRRKLAARKAYVGRSTRSKGCVPTKPPPLSLPQPGDADPCSPDLPAGGAVSCAAALDPSAGRSRPPLPCSCQRPLCSFATHHAGAPGKRLGGGAGFGAEGPRLWDSAPSPRSAPEAAPSSAAVDRFLPRSTQLQERQRRREEDRKRAAGPEPDPSGRAVVIGPLLPQEPEVDLHDASLNATAALIRRRLREVTSSVPEPPEDRLGDVRAGRPLKQRRRI; encoded by the exons ATGCTGTCGATGCTCCAGCCAATCCGGGCACGCCGTGACCCATCCCGCCCTCTTATTGGAGAAATGAGGGGCCGACCGGCGGATGTTGTCTTCGTCGCGAGCCCCGGGCAGAGCGCGATGGCGTCGAGGGACGGGCAGCCCGGGAGCGTCTGGGAGCACCACGTCCCGAAGGCGGTGTGCGACACGCGGGCCAAGTATCGGGAGGGACGTCGGCCCCGCGCCGTGAAG GTGTACACGATCAACCTGGAGTCCCGGTACTTGCTGGTCCAGGGCGTCCCTGCGCTGGGAGCCATGCGGGAGCTCGTCGAGCGCTTTGCTCTGTACGGCGCCATCGAGCAGTACAATGCTTTAGACGAGTACCCGGCGGAGGAGTTCACCGAGGTCTATCTCATTAAGTTCCTGCATCTGCACAGTGCCAG GACGGCCAAGAGGAAGATGGACGAGCAGAGCTTCTTCGGCGGATTGCTTCACGTGTGCTACGCTCCGGAATTTGAAACCGTggaggaaaccaggaggaagttaGCAGCGAGGAAGGCGTACGTGGGGAGGAGCACGAGGAGCAAAG GCTGCGTCCCGACGAAGCCGCCGCCgctgtccctgccccagcccggAGACGCGGACCCCTGCAGCCCGGACCTGCCCGCAGGCGGTGCTGTGTCCTGCGCGGCCGCCCTGGACCCCTCTGCCGGGCGCTCGCGGCCGCCTCTTCCCTGTTCCTGCCAACGGCCTCTGTGCTCCTTCGCCACGCACCATGCGGGGGCACCTGGCAAGCGCCTGGGCGGCGGGGCCGGCTTTGGAGCCGAGGGCCCCCGGCTCTGGGACTCTGCGCCGAGCCCACGGAGCGCTCCCGAGGCCGCCCCGTCTTCGGCAGCCGTGGACAGGTTCCTGCCTCGGAGCACGCAGCTGCAGGAGCGCCAGAGACGCAGGGAGGAGGACCGGAAACGGGCAGCCGGCCCCGAGCCCGACCCGAGCGGCCGCGCCGTGGTCATCGGGCCCCTGCTGCCGCAGGAGCCCGAGGTGGACCTGCATGACGCCTCGCTGAATGCCACGGCCGCCCTCATTCGGAGGAGACTCAGAGAG GTGACGTCATCCGTCCCAGAGCCCCCGGAGGACAGGCTGGGAGATGTGCGTGCGGGTCGTCCCCTGAAACAAAGAAGAAGAATATAA